GTAGACTGTGTGTGTTAAAGGTATTTAGAAGAAGTTTTGTGTTCATATTCTGTTtctcaatttttaatgacATATTCGAAGTGTTCAACTCATACCTACTGAGGCACGTGATGAAACAAAAAATGCCAACCACGATGAAAGAGCTTTTAAGATGTAAatccattatttataaaatacttaTGGCAGtgttattaattattgtttgTAGATTTTGGACTGGTGTTTTTGGTGTTGATAGTCAACTTGGTGGATATAGTGACGGATGGACACCATTATTTCTACTACCGGAGACTAGTGTTAAGAATAGAGAATCTCTTATTTTCATTCTTGTTTAGTAGAATACTGTCTAAAAATCACTTTAGCATAGAAAATGGATCTCATAGATCTGAGCCCAGGTCTGACTCATTCCTAATACCATTAGACCCGAATAATAGCTTTAACATATCAGCATTGCCTAGGTACCACCATAAAAGTAGTGGGATAGTGGATAGTCAAGCAAACTTCAAGCTCGAAAAGATTAAcaagaaaaataaaaagagCTCGAGATTCTCAAAAAGACCGAAAAACGTGAGGTTTGACGAGGAGGAAATAAGCTTGTTAAATCTGGCCCTGTTTGACATTTCAGAGATTGCATGGGGAATTCTTAAGTTAATTGACCTTCTGACCATCCCGCTgaagattttaataatagGTTGCTGGCTTTACTACCAAGTAGGAACAACAGCAATAAAAGCAGTGAGCTTTATAATCATCTCGAGTGTACTGATGGTCCTGTCTGAATACCAGTCGGCGAAATTAGTCAAGGGGTATGTGGCAAGGATAGATTACAGAATCTCTAAAACCCTGATCATTCTGGAAAACCTTACaaactttaaaatgttCAGATGGTTGAACCTCTGTAAGCAATCAGTATTGATGAGTAGGATCATAGAACTACAACTGTGCCTGAAAAGAACTATACTCAGCTCCATCGGGTCATGGCTTGGAATAAGCCTACCCAGTATTCTAGGACTGGCGGTTTTCCTTATTTATTCAACAAGTCAGAAAAGAGTGGCGAATTTAGACCCGTCGTTCACAATCCCACTCCTGCATACTCTTAACCATTTTATTAAGCCCTTTAAGGACCTCCCATCAGATTTAAGTGACCATCTGGAAACCACAATATCATGTGTCCGTATAGAGACTTTTCTGTTCTCCAAGCAGTTAAAGTCGTATATTGACACTAATTTCACAGGTTCTGGAACTAGCCCTAACTCTACAACGCCATCACCTTCATTTGAAAGCACACCGAAGAAGGCGCAGGATCTGACAACAATGGTGAAAACAATATACGAAGAGGAAATAGAAACAGGAAGAAGCACTTTGATAGATGAAAGCGATAATATCTTCGACAATGGAGGCTTTTTTACAGACGATAAGGTGAATTTCCAGATTGGTAAACAGGAGGAGGAGCAAACCGAAGAAGATAAATACGTCGTCTATATGAAAAATGCAACCTTTTGTAGAGGAGAGAAGAAGATATTCAGTGGAATTAGTTTCAAGTTACGCCAAAGAGATAAAGTTGTAATCTCAGGATCAAACATTACTGAGAAGTTTTTATTTAGCATGTGCCTGATAGATGAATTACGACACACTGACGGTTTGTTATCTATGATAAATGATTAGTATGTAGTAAAACTAGATCGTAACATATgtttatagttaaattaattgtatattaacAATGATTTAGGGATATACTTTAACCACTACATTAATAAGAATATGTGCACGGGAATAGTGAGCCAGAGCCCGTGGATACCAATGGGGACAATCAGGGAAATAATACTGTTTGGAAACCAGTACAACAGGAAGCTTTACGAAAAAATCATTGAAATCTGCCAACTTAGCCATGACTTTGCAAACTGGAAGATGAACGATATGCGGTTCATAGATGAAGGTGGACAAAATCTATCAACGGGGCAGAAAGTAAGAATATCACTAGCAAGAACATTGTACACACTGTATGCAAATTACTTTGAACTTGATAATTTCAAATCCATGAGCAGTAATGGAGCAGTGAGTACAAATAACAATGGAGGAAAAAAGAACAAGATGGGAAATTTGGTTATACTGGATGAGATCTTTACAGTCCTTGACCCACAAATAGCCAcgaaaatttttagtaaCCTGTTTGGAAGGGACGGAATACTGAATAACTTCACATGCATCATAACAATACAAGATAGTTTCTTGCCAACGTTAAAGGATACCAAGTATAACaattactttaaattttatacctTGACGACGGCATATATTCAGCCAATAACATTCTACTCTCATGAAGAAATTTTAGAAGTTGAAAATACTGAGGAGGAGGAATCAGATGAAAATACGTTACCACTAGAAAGAAAAAGTTCAAGTGAAAGTGCGAAAGAGGATAAGTTTAAAGAATTTGAGGAAGAACCGCAAGAACCTGTAACAAGAAGTGAAACCGGACCGCAAGGCAGTGAACTGGAAGTTAACAAGAAGGACAAGGAGTTGGATGAAAAGGAGAAGCTTTTTGGAAGCAACGAACTCTTTAGTAACGGTAACCAGAATATATGCCTTGTCAAGCTGGAAAATTTCATATGGTACCTCAAGAAGGTAGGACTCAGACTAGTAATACTCGTGGTCTCAGTCTCATTTACAGCAATGATGCTAAACGTTGGAAGCGATATTGTAGTATCAAAATGGTCACCACCAAAATCTAAAGCCGAAGCAATGGCAGGTTAATAACATAagtattaattaaatttaaccaatcaaattaactaatttatttaaataatttatttagcTAATGAGGAAAACAAAATGTTAACATTGATTTAGGCAAAGTAAGTCAAGTAATGCAGATGAAAAGGACTAGTTATTTGATGAAGTTGAACTATTTGTACATCTTCACGTTTTTGACCTCTTGTACAATTGTACTGTTTTTGTGGAGATCACTTTTGGAAGTCCAAGGAACACTGAGCGCAGCACACAAGGTCTACTCAAGTGCACTAAACGGTATACTGAATTGTCCTATAGTGATATTCAACAAGATACCAATAGCAAACATAAACAACAGACTTAGCGCAGACCAAAGTTACGTGGATTACAGCGTGTTTCGAAGATTTTCACACTTCATGTCATCATTCATATATACATTTCTGACAGtgagtttttaaaaattacgtAGATATTCTTGAAACTATTGTATTaaatagaattaatatacttaaaatgtaaataatattgtaggCTGCATCACTGTGTTATTTGAACCCATGGTCAGCACTCCTAATACCCCTGTTGATATTGTTATCATATTTGTTCGTGTTCAAAATGTACATACCAATGTCAATGTAAGTTCAATAAAggattatttatttattaaatagcttaaattaatataataatataagaaattaaattaataatataagaaATTGAATGAATAATatcttaaattaatttatttaagcaaaattttattaatttttagatttaacaTGAGGAGCAGTTTGGAAACTAGAGGATATATCTGCAGTCAGTTCTCCCAAGTCATATCAGGCTCCTACGTAATAAAGTGCCTCAACAACGAAAATTACATCATGAACAACTTTTTAAAGTACCTGAAAATACATCAAAACACCAAGTTCTTCTGCCATGCCTCGTCCAGCTGGACCATGATCAGGCTTAAAATACTGACGTACCCGCTGATTGTAATTAACTTGCTGAAACCCCTAATTCCGATCATAAGCGACGCTAAGTTTAACTCCGCAGAGAGCCGCAAAATAGCAGAAATGCCAAGTGCCACCAGAATGGCACAGGAAGAGAAGAAAAATGAGATGGTAGATGGGAACATAGGCCTGGCGCTAACATATTCATATAAGTTCGCAAAGCTATTAAAGTCAACACTCAATAAAATCGTGGAACTAGAAACTGAAATGTGTGCATCACAACGTTTACAAGTTTGTTTCCATATGTTTATAGTCATTATTTGTATTCATTACTATATTATGGGTAGTTACTACATATATAATGCCTAATTATTAAACGATTTGTTTTATGTATGAGGTGTAATTTCTGACTGCAGGAATTGGCAAAGCTGGACCCAGATTATGATATAGCAGAAGAAAAGATATTCACATTCAAGAGAAGAAGTAAAGTGAATAAAAACTTGGTTACTACTAAGATTAATCACATTAACAGTAAAGTGTCAATATCACCGGGGAGCCTAACACCCTCGCTCACCAGCTTGGGATCCTTTGATGAACCTGAAGATACCCTTTCTGAAGGCTTGTCAGTTAGCAATGTGGTAGTTAAGTACGATAGCAAGATTTGCTTAAACCAAATTAACTTCAAAactgataaaaatgaacaCGTTGGATTAATAGGAAGAACAGGGGCAGGTAATTCTTAGTTCATAGAATCTTTAGTCCACTAAAACAGATggatatataaataaatactcAATTAATACAGatatataaacaaataCTCAATTAATACagatatataaataaatactttTTAGGGAAAAGCACTTTATTACAAAGTCTAGCAGGCTTAATTAAGCTCGATTCAGGGACTATAAGGATCGACGGAGTTGATATATCGAAAATTTCGAATGAGAAGATGAAAAACTTGGTAGGAATCCTGCCACATACACCACCGCTATTACCAGGATGGACAGTGAGGAGGTACATTGACCCGGAAGACAAGCACACAGACGAGGAAATTTACAAGGCAGCCAAGATGTGCAACTACACAAAGTTTATCGGATACCTGTTAAGGTGCGACTTTGAAAACAAGAACAAGAAGGACGGAGATGGTACAAAATTAACTGATGAACAAAGCGAGTTCGGAGATTACGCTGAAAGCGAGATAAACGACGAGTTGATCATAGGAGGAGATACCTTTGAGAACTTAATAAAGGCCCTGGACATTAGAATTGCGAAACAAAAGGAAAATAAATGCATCACAGTCTCAGATGTCGATCTTCAGTATTTGACGCTACTGAAACTATACCTTGACAGAAACAAGTTAAGGCTCATTTTAATTGACGAATGTTACACAGTGGAGCAGGATAATAAGCACAAGCTGGAACAGATAACTGTCATCATTAATAGGCTATTTAAGGAGAATATTGTCATAATAGTGGCTCACCAACACGAATCTCTAAGGTAAGTCTtaattttcacattttttaagCCTATGTAACCGAGTGCTACTATTGGAAGGCGGGAAGATTGGAGAAATCCAACACgaaaattaacatttttaaattaattattttatataaattaaatgtggttcatattttttacaaatgtaatatcaatttatcaaattatgaagtaaatgtgtttttaaaattaatttttaaaaattatcatgTACACGAGTTTCGATTAATGAGTTACGGGTGGCTTACAGAGAGTACTTTAGGGCCAAAAAAACCTAAAGAAATTACTGTTCCAAAAGGTTCAATTGCGTCgttaaataacattataaaGAGGCATATACAGAAGGATAATGAGAAACATGAACAAAAACGAAAATATAAGAAGGTAtggattaaatttatttacacatttcagACTGACCTTTTCGAACTTAGTAATCCAGGAGTGGAACTGAGAAATAAAATCGACAGGAAGGAATCTACAATAAATCGCAGGGATAGGAGGAAAAAGATGGAAGAAAAGgctaaattatataatcaAATGAGtaagaatataatttatataatatttgttaaattatactataattattaagttaaaaaaGGAAGATAAATGGTTAAATAACGCACATAagtaaaatgaataaatgtgttCAGAGGAAGGGAAGCTGGATCCCGGTGAAAACAGTGAATTCTTGGTAGATTTCAAGAGAAAAATTCAAACTGACCAAGAGGATTTAAAAGAAGGGGAAGAAggttgaaaataattacaaatatCCATTCGCATAGATTCAAAGAATAATTTGCATGTATAGGTGTTGAGGATGTAAAGTCGgataaaatcaataaagAAGAAGAGGGATGATTTTGAAGGGAATAAGTGTTCGTTTCAATAAAAAAATCTCATTTGCCATCTATTCATGCCATTAATGTGTGGAATCTTCGATGGGGTCGTGAGATCCTTCcaacataataatttaatataatctttgatttttatttgtataaattatgagAGATAGACTCCTTTTAGAAAATCTAGATGAGGGGAAACCAGCAATTTGGCATCGCAATACATTATCCCTTATTAACgagaataaatttgataatctAAAAAAAAGCACTCCAACACAAATTGTATACCCAAATTCCTCATTTAATATCGGATTACCCGTTGATTCCATTAATCTTCAGGAATCTTCAAACACGAACTACGATGGTAATTCcatattcattttttattcccATGATATACTTtgtactatatatacttataatttatcactttTAATCAATTCTTTAATATGTTTTAGACCCTTTATATGACGAAGACGGGAATGATAAGCCGTTAATTGTCTACGCTTCTAATAAACCAGGTAAGCTTTGTGCCTCATATTGATTCGCAGAAAACGCCAAAAATTTCAGAAGCTACCTACTTTTGGTGTGTTTAATGATCTTTTATACCATTTTTGTCCTCTATTTTGGGCATTTGATGAAATCGCACGTTGATTTTACGAGGTCAAGCGTGGTATACCTGAAGATTACCAAGGTCTCAATTTTCCTCTATTTGACCGTTTTGGTTCTTTTATCCTTCGGGTATTCTCAAGTTTTAAGGTTTAATAGTCTAATGACGACTGTATTAATGGCACTTGGACTCTTTTACATCGAAAAGTAAGCGCCTTACACACTTGTGCCTAGATCATACACATAGTTACACCTAGTTAGCTAATAACGCAGATTCCAACGCGTTTGGCCTTCTAGTACCTGAAATAAAGCGATCTGCGCTTGGAAGTCACGTTTACATCTGCATGCACGTAGATCTAATAATTACTGTAGCATCTACGGAGTCCTACTGTCTTCGGTACAGCTCTCGGTCCTCGTTTGCAACTATCACTcgatttataaaaatacaccTAAGGTTTTTATGGTATCTTCCGTCCAGTAATGTCCTTTTCAAGCCACTTATACGCCTACGTATACCTCAACTCACGAGTGGGGGGAGCCCATATCACTCGGCCCGTTATATACACTATTCAGAAACTATATTCTAGATCTTTATCAAAATGTTTTCTAAAATTCTCGTTTTCGCTCTACTTAACGTTTTTAGCGCCCTTTGCAATTTTTCACTAGTGCCTTCTCAGGTTTTACTACCGAGAACCTCCGTTTACACATCTAAGCGGACTCATCAACCAATAACGGTGAACACCCAGATCCCGTTAAAAATCGAGCCCACTTTATGTGTAATCTGGAAAATCCAAGATCCTCAGCTCCTCGCCTTTGATAAGAGCAACTACACTCACCCCAAATCGAAGGTCCCAGGAGATTCCCAGGATTTTGAACCATACACCCCTCACGAACTCAAAAATTGCTTACCTTCTGTTGTTATTAACACTGTACctcttaattttaaaaccgacacattatacaatttggaaaaaaacataaaaaatataaaaaatgaaaaaaatgaaaaaaaaattaacaccGGCTCGAAATCTGGGCTGGAAAATGTACAAACAATTTCTGACCTTAGAACGTTTGTTTTTGCATACGACTCTAAGTTCAGATTCCACGGTGTGACTGAAGTCGTGATCTCCAAGCTTGACCACCTTACCCTTGAGACGGCTTATCGCAAGATTTCAAAAAACCAAACCTTTACCCTGAAATTAAGGGGCTTTGACAAGGTTGGAAACACATTCACATCCCTAGAAGGCCTACCCTTCTACCTATCCTTTTCGGGCTCCAGAATCTTCGACGTTTTGGACAATGAAGGGGAGTTATACTCGGAAAAGAGAGCCTCGGTACTATCGCAGGCAGAACACTTTGATTTGCCAGAAAACACAACACTTGTAACCGATGTTTTGATGTTAAAAGGAGCTAAAGTCGGCAAAACTACGCTCACTTTTGGCCTTTTCCTCGACGAATACTCCGACGTGGCGACACCGCCAGTGGAGTTTGTGGTAAACGACTCAGTGGTTCTATCCCACCAACAGCTTTACCTACTTGATAACACGTCATTCCAGCTAACACTCAAGTATCCATCATCAGAATACGTATACCAGTACCCTAACGGGAACGGGGATATCAATTTGTCAAACTATGAGTGGTCAACTGATGCAGATGCGGATAAATTAACCCTAGATAAAGGACTTGTACAAGTACATTTACACTCAGAGTCCAAAGAAACGCCTCCATCCGACAAACCCTCTACCAATGAATACAAATGTGTAGTGTACTGTAAGGATAAAAGGACCGACCAGGTTCTAAAGACCTACGTCAATGTCATGAAGCCACACTCAGTGGTAATAAAGCACAACTCACTAGGCAATTTCCACACCTGCTTAATGAACAAGGACTTATTAGCGTTAAAAGATTTCAAAATGACAAAATTGGCTGATACCCAGTATGAAGattatttgaatattttatcgCAATCGGGTGGTGAACTTTCTGACTGTTATAACCAGAAACAGGAAGAAAGGGGAGATGTGATTAACCTCTTCGAGGGTAACCACTATCTGTTCAAGCTAAACCTGCTAACATATAATAAGAATGTTTTCGACTCAATTGACGCTAACGCAGTTTCATTCAATTCAACCTCAGCCGATGAGGATGGGTTGTTGACGCTGATGAAGCAGAAagataattattatgtattCAAGGCTAGTAATCTGGGTTGTCAGTACTACAACGTCAGTTATGACTTGTCGCGTTCAGAAAACCCAGAAAAACTCTCCAATAAGTATCAAATTTGTGTACTAGAGCAAGTCAAACTACAAGGCTTTAGTACGACCAAGGCTAAACTTAAAGGTATTTCACTTGTACATCTATTTTTCCAATTAATTATTccacatatttataaatatagtattaaggtatttatgtgtaaatacGATAAACTAATGTGTATTTAGACGGGTATCCATGTGCCGAGAGACCTTTGGTGGTATTGGTTGGAGATGAATTTGAACTTAATCCAAAAGGTGGCTCAGGACGATACAGATATGAACTGGATAACTGCCACGTGGAAAATAACAAGTGTGTCTGCAACAAAAAAGGCTCATACCAGTTGAAGATTGTTGATTCTAATAATGAAGAAAATGGTCTCCTAGTACAGGTGATATCAACCACAATTAAGTCTTCCAAGTTCCTCCACGTATCTGGTAATACAACAGTGCCAGAACTACATAACCAAGTTAATGTGAGACTGAACCAATCATTCTCACTGAGGCTAAGCCTGTTTGGTGATTTGCAGGGATTCAAGCCCATGTTTAAGGAGAAGTTTGAGCCCGAAGACTCGATACTGTACTCATTCAACTATTTAACTAAACCAAGTTACCTGATACCATTTAATGAGCGGGAAAAGGAAATGTTTGGTGAAGATTTCTCAGAAAACATGCCGAGAATGCTGAATTACGATAAGAATGTGCTAGAGTTTAAAGGCGTTGAAAAGGACCCAGGTGGCTTCCTGCTCCTAAACTTCCACACACTAGCCTGTAACACAACTAAACTTTACCTTAACCTGGAGTTGATAAAGTCATTGACAGACACTCCAAAACGACTAGATATACTTCAGGATCAGGCAGGAGCAAAGTTTGCGGAGTTGGTGGTCAATGTGTACAGAGACCCGGTGCTCTACGTTAGCGAGAAGCACCAGCTACCAGTGCTTAACTTGACAACTGTTACTCCACACTCAGAAGTACTGGCGAATATACCACTTGGAGGCATGCTCGAGCTGAACTATAAGTATGGTGTACCAAACGTTAAGCCTAAACTGTTGAGTACTGGCGGAGGTGGAGCTAACAGCGTGCTACACATAGAACCTCTTACACCAAGTGATAAGGACTCAGGAAATGGGTTCATGGTCTACTGTTTGAATTTGGGCTCAGAAGACGTTTCA
The Theileria parva strain Muguga chromosome 3 map unlocalized ctg_530, whole genome shotgun sequence DNA segment above includes these coding regions:
- the Abcc5 gene encoding ABC transporter family protein yields the protein MNKDTCVENNTDSSNWYQSGKDVEFDDPYGSESEIKSDNEDAEKGTETLPDDTTEVQDETEKEGPKRKKKYLNYSQSTGISFFFFSWMTDWIKLASKGELKHEDFPDIPDSDFDQYATAEFGSCLDKYRDYEKCNKLVKLVGRSRLCVLKVFRRSFVFIFCFSIFNDIFEVFNSYLLRHVMKQKMPTTMKELLRYFGLVFLVLIVNLVDIVTDGHHYFYYRRLVLRIENLLFSFLFSRILSKNHFSIENGSHRSEPRSDSFLIPLDPNNSFNISALPRYHHKSSGIVDSQANFKLEKINKKNKKSSRFSKRPKNVRFDEEEISLLNLALFDISEIAWGILKLIDLLTIPLKILIIGCWLYYQVGTTAIKAVSFIIISSVLMVLSEYQSAKLVKGYVARIDYRISKTLIILENLTNFKMFRWLNLCKQSVLMSRIIELQLCLKRTILSSIGSWLGISLPSILGLAVFLIYSTSQKRVANLDPSFTIPLLHTLNHFIKPFKDLPSDLSDHLETTISCVRIETFLFSKQLKSYIDTNFTGSGTSPNSTTPSPSFESTPKKAQDLTTMVKTIYEEEIETGRSTLIDESDNIFDNGGFFTDDKVNFQIGKQEEEQTEEDKYVVYMKNATFCRGEKKIFSGISFKLRQRDKVVISGSNITEKFLFSMCLIDELRHTDGIYFNHYINKNMCTGIVSQSPWIPMGTIREIILFGNQYNRKLYEKIIEICQLSHDFANWKMNDMRFIDEGGQNLSTGQKVRISLARTLYTLYANYFELDNFKSMSSNGAVSTNNNGGKKNKMGNLVILDEIFTVLDPQIATKIFSNLFGRDGILNNFTCIITIQDSFLPTLKDTKYNNYFKFYTLTTAYIQPITFYSHEEILEVENTEEEESDENTLPLERKSSSESAKEDKFKEFEEEPQEPVTRSETGPQGSELEVNKKDKELDEKEKLFGSNELFSNGNQNICLVKLENFIWYLKKVGLRLVILVVSVSFTAMMLNVGSDIVVSKWSPPKSKAEAMAGKVSQVMQMKRTSYLMKLNYLYIFTFLTSCTIVLFLWRSLLEVQGTLSAAHKVYSSALNGILNCPIVIFNKIPIANINNRLSADQSYVDYSVFRRFSHFMSSFIYTFLTAASLCYLNPWSALLIPLLILLSYLFVFKMYIPMSIFNMRSSLETRGYICSQFSQVISGSYVIKCLNNENYIMNNFLKYLKIHQNTKFFCHASSSWTMIRLKILTYPLIVINLLKPLIPIISDAKFNSAESRKIAEMPSATRMAQEEKKNEMVDGNIGLALTYSYKFAKLLKSTLNKIVELETEMCASQRLQELAKLDPDYDIAEEKIFTFKRRSKVNKNLVTTKINHINSKVSISPGSLTPSLTSLGSFDEPEDTLSEGLSVSNVVVKYDSKICLNQINFKTDKNEHVGLIGRTGAGKSTLLQSLAGLIKLDSGTIRIDGVDISKISNEKMKNLVGILPHTPPLLPGWTVRRYIDPEDKHTDEEIYKAAKMCNYTKFIGYLLRCDFENKNKKDGDGTKLTDEQSEFGDYAESEINDELIIGGDTFENLIKALDIRIAKQKENKCITVSDVDLQYLTLLKLYLDRNKLRLILIDECYTVEQDNKHKLEQITVIINRLFKENIVIIVAHQHESLSLCNRVLLLEGGKIGEIQHEN
- a CDS encoding putative integral membrane protein; translated protein: MRDRLLLENLDEGKPAIWHRNTLSLINENKFDNLKKSTPTQIVYPNSSFNIGLPVDSINLQESSNTNYDDPLYDEDGNDKPLIVYASNKPENAKNFRSYLLLVCLMIFYTIFVLYFGHLMKSHVDFTRSSVVYLKITKVSIFLYLTVLVLLSFGYSQVLRFNSLMTTVLMALGLFYIENIYGVLLSSVQLSVLVCNYHSIYKNTPKVFMVSSVQ